A genomic segment from Streptosporangium roseum DSM 43021 encodes:
- a CDS encoding NAD-dependent epimerase/dehydratase family protein → MTGASGFIGRMLTRMLVDSGEKAVGIDRVPQPPRLGLTVLTADRHDAVRRQVAARPLLEVA, encoded by the coding sequence GTGACCGGGGCCTCCGGGTTCATCGGCCGGATGCTGACCCGGATGCTTGTCGATTCGGGTGAGAAGGCCGTCGGCATCGACCGCGTTCCCCAGCCTCCGCGGCTGGGGCTGACAGTGCTGACCGCCGACCGCCACGACGCCGTCCGCCGCCAGGTCGCCGCCCGCCCCCTGCTGGAGGTGGCGTGA
- a CDS encoding glycosyltransferase family 2 protein: MTPTRLRLPRVLPARPVPLPVPPDAPVVAFIPVHNEEATVGEVVRRLPASVAGRRVVTIVVDDGSTDASVPLAREAGATVVSQPGNLGLGAAVRRGLAEAVRLAPAAVVYLDADLEYFPEDIEQVAGPVLTGEADYVVGSRFAGTIERMLAHRRFGNRVLTVWVRWMTRHDVTDGQSGYRAFSPSAARAAEVIHDYNYAQVITLDLLAKGYRYHEVPIRYAFRASGESFVKLGPYLRKVVPAVHRELNSPQVPPSSMP; encoded by the coding sequence GTGACTCCCACCAGGCTCAGGCTGCCCCGGGTGCTTCCCGCCCGGCCGGTCCCCCTGCCCGTCCCCCCGGACGCGCCGGTCGTCGCGTTCATCCCGGTCCACAACGAGGAGGCGACCGTCGGGGAGGTGGTCAGGCGGCTGCCGGCCTCGGTCGCCGGGCGGCGGGTGGTCACGATCGTGGTGGACGACGGGTCCACGGACGCCTCGGTCCCGCTCGCGCGGGAGGCGGGGGCGACGGTCGTGTCCCAGCCGGGGAACCTCGGGCTGGGGGCCGCGGTGCGGCGGGGGCTGGCGGAGGCGGTACGGCTGGCCCCGGCGGCGGTCGTCTACCTGGACGCCGACCTGGAGTACTTCCCCGAGGACATCGAGCAGGTCGCGGGCCCGGTCCTGACCGGCGAGGCCGACTACGTGGTGGGCTCCCGGTTCGCCGGGACCATCGAGCGGATGCTGGCGCACCGCCGCTTCGGCAACCGCGTGCTGACCGTCTGGGTCCGCTGGATGACCAGGCACGACGTCACCGACGGGCAGAGCGGCTACCGCGCCTTCTCCCCCTCCGCGGCCCGCGCCGCCGAAGTGATCCACGACTACAACTACGCCCAGGTCATCACCCTGGACCTGCTGGCCAAGGGCTACCGCTACCACGAGGTCCCGATCCGCTACGCCTTCCGCGCCTCCGGCGAGTCCTTCGTCAAGCTGGGCCCCTACCTCCGCAAGGTCGTCCCCGCCGTCCACCGCGAGCTCAACTCGCCCCAGGTGCCGCCTTCCTCAATGCCGTAG